The DNA segment GATGATAAACCATAGTAAATATATTAAGTACAACCATTATGGTTAGTAAACCTTGTCAAGTGAAGCTATTTAATAGCTAAATGATACTGCAAAAGATAGGATTTGACACAATCATGTCAAAAGGCTGCATATATTAGATTCTAAAGCTAAGCAGTTAACAGGTATAAAGGTATGAACTGTGAAGTAAATTACTGCAGAAAGAATAAGAGGGTGGATGAGTAACAAAACTTGGAAGAGACATGATAGAAAcatgagaaaatatcattttaGGAACTCAAATAACACACCCATTTAACATCAATCAATCTAAAGATTAATGCTACGACATGAACTTGGGCAAGAACTGTTACACACTTATGTTATGACATTAAGATAACTAGCACAATTATCAtgcaaataaaaaaaggaaacaaacaaATAGGATCTTTTATTGTTGCATAGGATGGACATGTTTTAAAAAGTTTTGTCTGCTTACAAAATGCAGAGAAAAATGACTTGAAGTGACAGCCATAGAGGGAGTTAAGAAATTCAGATAGATGTGGTATCTTGCCAATCACCGTAAGGATTTCAGGTGCATCCACAACCTGCCATAtaattcatcaaaatataagccagttgaaaaaacacaaaaaacaaaaaacagagaCTCATCATATTTATTGGAATACCTTTTGTTTAAGTGAGACTCTGTCCAACGATATAATGCTTGTAAGGACAGTATAGAAAATGAAGGTATCATAAGAGAATATCTCATCAGTTGTGAAGGTCGATATTGAGTCCAAAAACAAACTGGCTGCTTTCTTAAAGTTCCTGGTAGACATGCAATATAAGCCTTCGTATACTTTCAACCTATTCTTTCTCTCCCAATCACCACCACCTTCAAATAAGCTGTCATGATCATGCCAAGATGAAATAGATTCAGCACAAGCCTTATCAGAAAGTGCATAATGGATTTACTCTTAACACCAGAAATCAAGAACTTACTTCTTAGCCTTGTCAATTGATTTAGAAATGAGATCAAAATCCATGTAAAAGAAGCCAAGTTGTAAGGTATAGAAGACCAGGTCCATCTTTTGACCAGCAGCAACAGTTTTTCCCTCAGTTGTTTTGAGCTGCTCCAATGCCTTTTCCTGTAAATGGAAAAATGAAATGTCATGAGTATAAATGTAACACTTAATATCACAGTGAACCTCAGAAATTTGAAGCCCTGAATACCTTGTCACCAATCCGAATGAAGAACAAGGACTTTGCTAAATGAGCTTCACGTACTTCACTTTCTCCTAGGTTTTCTTCAGCATCGGCAATCCTATTTTGTATCAAAAGTGAAATCTTATTTTTGATGTTAAATCATAATTGATAATTTCGTAAGAACAAATTATACTATAAGATTATTGCATATTGCCAAGATTCCGCACAACATATGGTGAAGTTAGAAAAGGACAATGATTTCTTTAAAATTCACAGTGAAACCACTCTtatattcattatttattttctccTTTAAACAAATTCAAAGGATAAAACAAGATTGGAAGTAGTTAGAGGTGATACTAAATTTCTTCAAAGCAAGAGATACTATCAGATTTATGACATTATTTTACAGATTAGAGATGTTGTCCCAAATCCCGATTATCATATGAACAATGCTACATATCAAGACTTAGTTCCCAGATTAAGGCATGAGTCACGGACATAGAGCATACAACCAGAGGACAAAGGAGGTAGGGTCAGGGGCAATGTGCTAGTCTGTGACTCATGCTTTACTAGATTATGCTTAATAACAAGGTTGTCAATAGAGAAAATTTTAGACAGATATCCTCAAGAGCTGAACGCCATCCAGTAAGGTGAACAAGACACAAACTTGAAGCAAACATGAAATACCTATGTAAGATCCATAACCAATTGTACATATTAGATACAAGAACGGATATCGGGCTTTACCATACGGTACTTCTTGTTAAATCCGAAGCAGACTCAAGCTATTCAGAGCCATCGAAATAATGTAATCAGCattgaaaaatatttagatattcTTCATATACATTAAGCTTTGGCCAAATATAAATCCAAGTATATAATAAGATTTAGAAGGctagatatatatacatttacaagATGGGGTTAAAATCTTATGTCATTATATTTAGGGTTAGAATTTAACTAGGTCCAAAATCAAATCTAAATCCAGTAAGGCTTCTATGTGGGATTTTTTTCCGGTCAAGATGCTTAGTGAAACAAATTTCACAAGACGATTTATGCTAATTGGTTCATATTGTTGGGCAACAATAAACAAATTATTGAAAAAATTTTGTGTGAAGATGAGAATGTTAAGATGGATGTCTAGTATCATAACAAAGGAATAAAAATTATTGCATATGTGAAACATGAGCACCACACATTAATCTAAATAAAGGAATCATTTGATATAATTTGAACATGACCAACGGAAACTTGAAAATGCACAGGCAAGGCAAGGAGACTCAATCTCAATTACAAATACATAGGAATCTCTGGATCTCATTCCATCTTTAGATAATCTAAAACTTAAAACCAGATGACATATTGAATCACTTACAGTTGACCCTATCCATCTAGAAGTCAAATTCTCGCTTGTATATCAGAACCAATGAAATTACGAAATAGGAACTCAATAATTGCAAAATTCACTTACAGTTGACCCTATCCATCTAGAAGTCAAATTCTCGCTTGTATATCAGAACCAATGAAATTACGAAATAGGAACTCAATAATTGCAAAATTCATCTTCTGCCAAAACCCAATCTCAATAGCAATATCACTGTGCAATGCCCCAGTCTGGTCAATTGTTGAGAACAAGGGTATAAATGCTAGTCCATACTGTATTATATATTGGCCGATCAACAAACCAGGGTGTTACATCAGTCTGGCGGGCACAATTAAATCCATGGTTGACAACTTATGTATGGCTAGTATCTGTGATATATTCTAACACCAATGGTTAAAGCCAACCATAGAGAGCATCTTTGACATAAAGGATGTGATCTCcataaaagagaacaaaaaaaaaaaaaaaaaaaaggctacttAGATACTTGACCAGATCTACATCAagaaaatcaaaaaattattgtaaaataaggATAATGCACTGTTAACTCGTAAATGTAAATTAAGAGTCTACAAAAAAAATCAGCACAAATCTTGTCATGAGTAGGAACATATAAATGAACATACCTCAtggagaaaaaataaaagaacagaCAATATTGCATATTAAGGAGCAATCATTATTTAGTTTCACCGAGTTATTAATCTCTCTCTGTCTCCCTATCCCTCTATGTTTATACGTTTTCTGTGTCATATTCAAACAACATCAATAGGAAACAGaaacaaacaaaaacaagaacTAAAACAACGGATCTCACTTGTCATCGAGCGTCTTAAGCTCGTCCTCGATCCTCTTTCTCATGCGATCAAGAACCGCAGTGTCCATCTCCAGCACCGAGGCGACAGCGAGGGACTCGTATAGGGAGGCCATGTCTATCGAACAAGCATGCAATAACATCAGGACCGCGAATGGaaggaagagagaaagggcaCAAATGGTGGATGTCGTCGTCATCGTTACCACGGGTCTTGACGGCATCGAGAACCTCATCACGGAGGCGGACCTTCTCGATGTCGTCGACGTCGGGGTGGGTGAGGAGGAAGAGCTTGTGGGCGAGGGCGATATGCTGTTGCTGAGTGCCGTCTTGCGCTTCCATTGCTCACTCACGCTGTCTTCTTTTCCTGCGTCGCTTCGTTTCCGCTTCGGTTTTATAGGGTTTCCGCCCTGGCTTAACGGGCGCGGCTCGTTTGTCCACGAAGCCCTGAATCCGAACTCGGAGCCTAACTGACCCGAATCCGAATCAACGATCGGGGTTTGGGTTTGGGTTTGGGTGGGCTCAACCTCGGTTCGGTTTTCCTATTAAGAATAAAATAATTCCAACGGGTGAAAATTAACCTAAAAGACTTAGTACTCTTATGTAGGTTTTATTTACCAACTCAAAATATCTTGTATTATATCTAACCATTTAATCTGAATTTAGTCCTATCCAAAATAGAAGATCGTTGAATATTTGAAGAAGAAATTTATTTGAAGGCGAAAAATATCTATACCTCATATTCTTTTATCCCATAATCATATCATTTATCTCTTTTCATTGTGTTTTGATGTGAGGACTTTCAATACGTTTCAAGATcttaattattatcaatttttatatttaaaaataattaaattatgcaTTAGTTGCTTTTTTTTATATAGATATAGTATATATCAACGAGACGTTTTGGGATGCATCAAAtgctttaattattttcttatcaTAAGTAGATGCATTGAAAGAAGACGATGTATTAATCACttggtatatatttttatttttgatagatACATCATGCACAAAGAATATATTGGGAGAAGTAATATATACTTCGATTATCTTTTTAAACCAAGAAAAGTTATTATGCataaattgaatattttttattgcatcaagtgttttcgatacttttttatTGCATAAATTGAATAAGACACCTTAGGTTGAATGGAGCactttaatttttttctatattGGGCGTAAATGAACACACTTTAAATGTCATCAGcccaataaaatattatatacatttatattgtATCTtttaatacaagtgataaatgggCCGCATTGGGCTATATGGACCTAACCCGAGTTGGTAAGGCTAAATTAACCCAACCCGAGCCGATCGAGCAAATTGACTTGACCCATGGTCGGGCTAAATCGACTGAACTTGAGCTGGTCGATCATATTTGACCTAATATAGGTTGGAGGGTCAAAACTGACCCGACCGAGTTGATCGGGCAAATTGATCCAACTTAGGTTGGTTGGTTTAGTCAAATTGACCCAAGCAAAATTACTTGACTAGGGCAGAAGAAAACCCTTTTATACAATTGTATCTTAATATTAAACACATGTAGTTAATTAGGACAACGGTAAAAGCCAAGACTTCCGAAATGGTGTCTTTGGTTAAGACTCTTTAAACGAAGGAGATATTACTAATGAGTATGTATGCTTGTGTTGATAACTCATGTAACATAAAAAAGAGGCTTGGCATGATGGTAAATAGatttatacaaaataaatataaaaaaaa comes from the Musa acuminata AAA Group cultivar baxijiao chromosome BXJ1-10, Cavendish_Baxijiao_AAA, whole genome shotgun sequence genome and includes:
- the LOC135595789 gene encoding 26S proteasome non-ATPase regulatory subunit 6-like: MEAQDGTQQQHIALAHKLFLLTHPDVDDIEKVRLRDEVLDAVKTRDMASLYESLAVASVLEMDTAVLDRMRKRIEDELKTLDDKIADAEENLGESEVREAHLAKSLFFIRIGDKEKALEQLKTTEGKTVAAGQKMDLVFYTLQLGFFYMDFDLISKSIDKAKNLFEGGGDWERKNRLKVYEGLYCMSTRNFKKAASLFLDSISTFTTDEIFSYDTFIFYTVLTSIISLDRVSLKQKVVDAPEILTVIGKIPHLSEFLNSLYGCHFKSFFSAFSGLTEQIKLDRYLQPHFRFYMRDICTVVYSQFLESYKSVTMEAMAAAFGVSIGFIDQELSRFIATGKLHCKIDKVAGILETNRPDAKNALYQATIKQGDFLLNRIQKLSRVIDL